The following is a genomic window from Nguyenibacter vanlangensis.
GCCGACCCCGCGCTCGTCCTTGCCCTTGGTCCGGGCGCGATACGGCGCGCAGGCACGCGGCGCAAAGCCCCAATACCGCGCAAAGGCGTGCAGCCGCCCATTGAAACGAACCTCCCGCGTCGTCGCGTCGTGATGCTCGACCAGAGCTTTGGCATTATCGAGCAGGATCTCCGCCGGAACCCCGCCGAACCGCAGGAATGCGCCCTCCATGCCCGCGAACCAGTCCGCCTGTCCCTGCCTCAGCGACGCGCGGATATGCAGGCGGCGCGAATAGCCGAGCGTCGCCACGAACAGATACACCCGCAGCCGCTCATCGCCGATCCACACCCGCGTCTCGCCGAAATCGATCTGCAACTGCCGCCCAGGCGGCGTCTCGAAGCGAACCGTCGCCCGCTTCCGGGCCAATAACTCCCGCCGCCACGGCCGGACCTTCAACTCGACCGAGCGAAGCCCAATGACGATCCCATGCTCGCTCGCCAGTTCCTGGCGGATCACGTCGGCATTGCCGTCGTGCCGGAAGAACCGCTCCCGAAGCCAATCGTCCAGACCATCGAACGCCGACCGCCGCTCAGGCTGCCGATACGCGATCGCCCCGCCAGCACGGACATATCGTCGCGCCGTGTTCCGCGAACAGCCAAACTCCCGCGCCAGCCGCTTGGCTCCCCAGCCAAGCCCGTGCAGCCGCATCATCGCGGCAACCTCCTCGGGTTGCAGCATCCCCGTTCCCCGCATCGTTCCAGACAATGCGGAAATCATGCTCTTTTCTTCCGTCATCGGTGCCCCTTTCAAAAACGAAGGGGGGTCAGTTCCTCATTGCGACAGGGGGTCACTTTCTCACTTCGCCTGACAGATGTTGATGCGGAAGTTCCGGCACGAGCCTCGACGGACCTCGTCGAGTTTCGAGATTTGAGATTGGCAGTCATTACGTCTCAGCATCGCAGCCTAAGACAGGCAGCAGAAGCCATCAATATTCGTCAGTCCACTCTTAGCCGTCGCTTGCGAGATCTCGAATATTGCCTCGGGTCAGTGCTCTTCGAGCGCACCAACGGTGGAACGCGACCAACCGTCGAAGGCCAAGAGTTTCTCGAAGCGGCGAAACGCATCATCGAAGAAGTGAATGCGATCACTGTCCGGTTGAAGACCCGATCGCGCGGTGAGAGTGGCCGGTTGACGATCGGGGTTCATACCTCCCTGGCCGCGGGCAATTTACGGGCGACGCTGATCGAATACAGACGGCGTTTCCCGGAAGTGGAAGCTCAACTGGTCGACGGTTCAGGTGAACACCTAATTTCTGACCTCGCCGATGCAACGATTGATGTCGCATTCGTGGCTGAGAGCGAACCGAGCTGGCAAGACAGGTCATTGTCGGTCTGGAGCGAGCGCGTGGTCGTGGCGGTGCCCGACACTCACCCGTTCAATGACCAGGAGGTCGTGCATTGGCACGATCTGAAGCGGGAGCCACTGCTGTTACCGTCACGTGGCCCAGGACCGGAGTTCAACAAGCTTCTACGCAGCAAGGGAGGCGCGTCCGACTCGTTGCGCCTCTTTCGACACGACGTAAGCCTCGACCGCCTGCTAACGTTGGTCAGCCTCGGCTGGGGTCTTCTGCTGGCGCTCGAAGGGGCGATCGGATCCGCCCAAAGCCGCGTGAGCTTTCGCGAGGTGCATGATTTGGACGGACCGATGCGCTTCACTTTCCGGGCCTATTGGCGGCAAGCAAACAGCAATCCGTCCCTGTCTACGTTCTTGGAGATGCTACGCGAACGCTATCCTGATCTTTCCGCCGATCAGCCCCTGATCTGACTCTGGTCGCGCCGAGCCTTGGTGAACGCTCGATCGGTCGCCATGAATCGCGTGATCATCGGGACAATCAATCTCACCGGATCGGGCACAGCTTGACCTGTTGTCCTGCCAAGCGTCTCAGCATAGGCGACGAGATCGCGGTGGACTCCAGCGGGAAGTTCAACACTGACTTTGACGGGCTTGTCCTCTGTGAGGGGTCCGAGTTTCAGCTTGGTCATGGCGCTCCTCCTTGTCCGTAGGGTGCCAACACCAGATCTCGCGTCACGATGACCCGGACGGGGAAGCCGGGACGGATCGTGAGCGTCGGCTGGATGTTGAGTTGGCGCTGGACGATCTGCGAGCCGGTCTGGCTGATGCTGGTGGAGGCGCCGCTGCGAATCGCCTGCACCAAGTTGTTCTCATCCTGGCTCGTGCCCGCCTCGGCGCCGACGCTGAGCAGCGTCGAGAGCACGGCGGCCTTGAACAGCATGCCCCAATGGTTGTCGATCTCATCCTCCA
Proteins encoded in this region:
- the istA gene encoding IS21 family transposase, with product MTEEKSMISALSGTMRGTGMLQPEEVAAMMRLHGLGWGAKRLAREFGCSRNTARRYVRAGGAIAYRQPERRSAFDGLDDWLRERFFRHDGNADVIRQELASEHGIVIGLRSVELKVRPWRRELLARKRATVRFETPPGRQLQIDFGETRVWIGDERLRVYLFVATLGYSRRLHIRASLRQGQADWFAGMEGAFLRFGGVPAEILLDNAKALVEHHDATTREVRFNGRLHAFARYWGFAPRACAPYRARTKGKDERGVGYVKKNAVAGRRFANWAMFEAHLDQWTREIADRRVHGTTGVAPSERFAGEAEALRPLGGRAPFGQLRDLVRKVQADCAIDLDTNSYSVPWRLIGESVQIVVLGGRVVVRHAGQVVADHPLCAGRRQRIVDRSHLAGVVGGPAANGPSLAGLPTLLPDLLRPLAEYEAVAGGAW
- a CDS encoding LysR family transcriptional regulator, producing the protein MQPHHRGNLLGLQHPRSPHRSRQCGNHALFFRHRCPFQKRRGVSSSLRQGVTFSLRLTDVDAEVPARASTDLVEFRDLRLAVITSQHRSLRQAAEAINIRQSTLSRRLRDLEYCLGSVLFERTNGGTRPTVEGQEFLEAAKRIIEEVNAITVRLKTRSRGESGRLTIGVHTSLAAGNLRATLIEYRRRFPEVEAQLVDGSGEHLISDLADATIDVAFVAESEPSWQDRSLSVWSERVVVAVPDTHPFNDQEVVHWHDLKREPLLLPSRGPGPEFNKLLRSKGGASDSLRLFRHDVSLDRLLTLVSLGWGLLLALEGAIGSAQSRVSFREVHDLDGPMRFTFRAYWRQANSNPSLSTFLEMLRERYPDLSADQPLI
- a CDS encoding DUF2274 domain-containing protein, which translates into the protein MTKLKLGPLTEDKPVKVSVELPAGVHRDLVAYAETLGRTTGQAVPDPVRLIVPMITRFMATDRAFTKARRDQSQIRG